In one window of Aquamicrobium sp. DNA:
- a CDS encoding N-acetylmuramoyl-L-alanine amidase: protein MSGFSPDHPGAEVRVSPNFGMRREGMRADCLILHYTGMETGQAAESWLCAPESEVSAHYVVHEDGRIVQMVRESDRAWHAGKGSWKGRCDVNSFSIGVEIVNPGPLGDFPDFPDAQIEAVAALCRDICARHGIAPERVLAHSDVSPGRKIDPGERFPWGKLHALGVGHYVAPAPVQGGRFLASGDRGEPVEAFQSMLSLYGYGLEITGVFDEETRLAVEAFQRHFRPARVDGVADRSTIETLHRLLSALPALSA from the coding sequence ATGAGCGGCTTTTCCCCCGATCATCCGGGCGCGGAGGTGAGGGTTTCGCCCAATTTCGGCATGCGGCGCGAGGGGATGCGGGCCGATTGCCTGATCCTGCACTATACCGGGATGGAGACGGGGCAGGCGGCGGAAAGCTGGCTCTGCGCGCCCGAAAGCGAGGTTTCGGCCCATTATGTCGTGCACGAGGACGGCCGCATCGTGCAGATGGTGCGCGAGAGCGACCGCGCCTGGCATGCCGGCAAGGGGTCGTGGAAGGGGCGTTGCGACGTCAACTCCTTCTCCATCGGCGTCGAGATCGTCAATCCCGGCCCGCTCGGCGATTTTCCCGATTTTCCCGACGCGCAGATCGAGGCGGTGGCCGCGCTCTGCCGCGACATCTGCGCCCGGCACGGCATCGCGCCGGAGCGCGTGCTCGCCCATTCCGACGTCTCGCCGGGGCGCAAGATCGACCCGGGCGAGCGGTTCCCGTGGGGGAAGCTGCACGCGCTCGGCGTCGGCCACTACGTCGCGCCGGCCCCGGTGCAGGGCGGGCGGTTCCTCGCGTCCGGCGACCGGGGCGAGCCGGTCGAGGCGTTCCAGTCGATGCTGTCGCTCTACGGCTACGGGCTGGAGATCACCGGCGTCTTCGACGAGGAGACGCGCCTCGCCGTCGAGGCGTTCCAGCGCCATTTCCGCCCGGCGCGGGTCGACGGCGTCGCCGACCGCTCGACCATCGAGACGCTGCATCGCCTGCTCAGCGCCTTGCCCGCGCTTTCGGCCTGA
- a CDS encoding lytic transglycosylase domain-containing protein has product MKKLTFATAALAAGLAAFVFPAHSEGMGDVHSMFATHAPVKAAAAAPAVDPTTTASIAAAKPRIAGKASAYDLIITKHAQQHGVPVALARAVVRIESNFRPNARGRAGEIGLMQIKPATARMMGYSGGAKGLYDPETNIRWGMKYLAKAHKLGGGDTCGTILRYNAGHGAKRMNKVSAAYCAKVKRHMTGA; this is encoded by the coding sequence ATGAAGAAACTGACCTTCGCGACGGCGGCCCTCGCCGCCGGCCTCGCCGCTTTTGTGTTTCCCGCCCACAGCGAGGGAATGGGCGACGTCCATTCCATGTTCGCGACCCACGCCCCGGTGAAGGCGGCCGCGGCCGCTCCCGCCGTCGACCCGACCACCACCGCCTCGATCGCCGCGGCGAAGCCGCGCATCGCCGGCAAGGCCTCGGCCTATGACCTCATCATCACCAAGCACGCGCAGCAGCACGGCGTTCCGGTGGCGCTCGCCCGCGCGGTGGTGCGCATCGAGAGCAATTTCCGTCCCAATGCCCGCGGCCGGGCCGGCGAGATCGGCCTCATGCAGATCAAGCCGGCGACGGCGCGGATGATGGGCTATTCGGGAGGCGCCAAGGGGCTCTACGATCCCGAGACCAACATCCGCTGGGGCATGAAGTATCTGGCCAAGGCCCACAAGCTCGGCGGCGGCGACACATGCGGCACGATCCTGCGCTACAATGCCGGCCACGGCGCCAAGCGCATGAACAAGGTTTCGGCCGCCTATTGCGCCAAGGTCAAGCGCCACATGACGGGTGCCTGA
- a CDS encoding response regulator: MQDISLKGLRVLILEDEILIALDLEQIFRDLGVEDVIVARNLDDVDAEAAFDVAVLDLMLAGRSTVEFASVLFAKGVPFVFATGRSDAAQLLASLPDVPIVDKPFSNEALVRAIAKAMTRGREGASDSAPVS; the protein is encoded by the coding sequence GTGCAGGACATTTCATTGAAGGGCTTGCGCGTCCTTATCCTCGAAGACGAAATCCTCATCGCGCTCGACCTGGAGCAGATCTTTCGCGACCTCGGCGTGGAGGACGTGATCGTCGCCCGCAACCTCGACGACGTCGATGCCGAGGCAGCGTTCGACGTTGCCGTGCTCGACCTTATGCTTGCCGGGCGCTCGACGGTCGAGTTCGCTTCGGTCCTGTTCGCCAAAGGTGTTCCGTTCGTCTTCGCCACCGGCCGCAGCGACGCCGCGCAGCTTCTCGCAAGCCTGCCGGACGTGCCGATCGTCGACAAGCCGTTCTCAAACGAGGCGCTGGTCAGGGCGATCGCCAAGGCGATGACGCGTGGACGGGAAGGCGCGTCCGATTCGGCCCCCGTGTCCTGA
- the rsmH gene encoding 16S rRNA (cytosine(1402)-N(4))-methyltransferase RsmH encodes MMAGHGADDAVGGPARHIPVMLDEVLVALSPSAGETIVDGTFGAGGYTRAILATGASVVAIDRDPDAIAAGRALETEASGRLRLVHGRFSALDAAAGTPADGVVLDIGVSSMQLDEAERGFSFRHDGPLDMRMERRGPSAADVVNRFKVGDLARIFGFYGEERHAGRVARMIEKRRAIRPFERTRDLAEAIEGVLGRKPGDRIHPATRAFQGLRIFVNDELGELARALFAAERALKPGGRLVVVTFHSLEDRMVKQFLADRSGRASGSRHLPAAQEKQATFDKAGKALAASEREAAENPRARSAKLRAATRTAAPARPGDASIFKLPALPDISGER; translated from the coding sequence ATGATGGCGGGCCACGGCGCGGATGACGCCGTTGGCGGACCGGCCCGCCACATTCCGGTCATGCTGGACGAGGTGCTGGTCGCGCTTTCACCGAGCGCGGGCGAGACCATTGTCGACGGCACCTTCGGGGCCGGCGGCTACACGCGGGCTATCCTCGCGACCGGGGCGAGCGTCGTCGCCATCGACCGCGACCCCGACGCGATCGCCGCGGGCCGGGCGCTGGAAACCGAGGCGAGCGGGCGGCTGAGGCTCGTCCATGGCCGGTTCTCGGCCCTCGACGCGGCGGCCGGCACGCCGGCGGACGGCGTCGTCCTCGACATCGGCGTTTCCTCGATGCAGCTCGACGAGGCCGAGCGCGGCTTCTCCTTCCGGCATGACGGGCCGCTCGACATGCGCATGGAGCGCAGGGGGCCGAGCGCCGCCGACGTGGTCAACCGCTTCAAGGTGGGTGACCTCGCCCGCATCTTCGGCTTCTACGGCGAGGAGCGCCATGCCGGCCGCGTCGCCCGCATGATCGAGAAGCGCCGCGCCATCAGGCCGTTCGAGCGCACGCGCGACCTCGCCGAGGCCATCGAGGGCGTGCTCGGGCGCAAGCCCGGCGACAGGATCCATCCCGCGACCCGCGCCTTCCAGGGCCTGCGCATCTTCGTCAACGACGAGCTCGGCGAGCTCGCCCGGGCGCTGTTCGCGGCCGAGCGCGCCCTGAAGCCCGGCGGGCGGCTGGTCGTCGTCACCTTCCATTCGCTCGAGGACAGGATGGTCAAGCAGTTCCTCGCCGACCGCTCCGGCCGCGCCTCCGGCTCGCGCCATTTGCCGGCGGCGCAGGAAAAGCAGGCCACCTTCGACAAGGCGGGCAAGGCGCTGGCGGCGAGCGAGCGGGAAGCCGCGGAGAACCCGCGCGCCCGCTCGGCCAAGTTGCGCGCGGCGACGCGCACCGCCGCGCCCGCGCGGCCGGGCGATGCGTCCATCTTCAAGCTGCCGGCGCTGCCCGACATTTCAGGAGAAAGGTGA
- a CDS encoding TerB family tellurite resistance protein, which yields MSIWARISEFLTTVPANALSGVIEAVRTALSGDPQLRRRVAFSIAMIALSAKMAKADGVVTQDEVRAFQQIFIVPPEQTRNVARLFDLAKQDIAGFEAYAERLAGLCGNGRPDCAMLEDILDGLFHIAAADGVVHEREVGFLRRISEIFAVSEERFEIILSRHAVAGEADPWRVLGLELGASFDEVKAQYRRMAAENHPDRLIARGVPEEFLAIANRRLAAINAAYETIERSRRPA from the coding sequence ATGTCTATCTGGGCGCGGATAAGCGAATTCCTCACTACGGTGCCGGCCAATGCGCTTTCGGGCGTCATCGAGGCCGTGCGCACCGCGCTCTCCGGCGACCCGCAGCTTCGCCGCCGCGTCGCCTTCTCCATCGCCATGATCGCGCTGTCGGCCAAGATGGCCAAGGCGGACGGCGTGGTGACGCAGGACGAGGTCCGCGCCTTCCAGCAGATTTTCATCGTCCCGCCGGAGCAGACCCGCAACGTCGCCCGGCTGTTCGACCTCGCCAAGCAGGACATCGCCGGCTTCGAGGCCTATGCCGAGCGGCTCGCCGGGCTGTGCGGCAACGGCCGGCCCGACTGCGCGATGCTCGAGGACATTCTCGACGGCCTGTTCCACATCGCCGCCGCCGACGGCGTCGTCCACGAGCGCGAGGTCGGGTTCCTGCGCCGCATCTCTGAGATCTTCGCGGTCAGCGAGGAGCGGTTCGAGATCATCCTGTCGCGCCATGCCGTGGCCGGCGAGGCCGATCCGTGGCGGGTGCTCGGGCTGGAGCTCGGCGCGTCCTTCGATGAGGTCAAGGCGCAATACCGCCGCATGGCGGCCGAGAACCATCCCGACCGGCTGATCGCCCGCGGCGTGCCGGAAGAGTTCCTCGCCATCGCCAATCGCCGGCTCGCCGCGATCAACGCCGCCTACGAGACCATCGAGCGCTCGAGACGGCCGGCATGA
- the mraZ gene encoding division/cell wall cluster transcriptional repressor MraZ yields the protein MDRFLSSAVNRIDAKGRVSVPAHFRAVVAKRGYQELYALKAIDRPALDVGGLDLLDRYEARIAMEDPFLQTADDMSYFVHGDSDFLKLDQDGRITVTDFIRDHTGITTEVAFVGRGTFFQMWEPSRLAAYGAQVRERLLALRRAGPAASSRGATDGGAE from the coding sequence ATGGACCGTTTTCTTTCCAGCGCCGTGAACAGGATCGACGCCAAGGGGCGGGTGTCGGTGCCTGCGCATTTCCGGGCAGTGGTGGCGAAGCGGGGCTATCAGGAACTCTACGCGCTGAAGGCGATCGACCGGCCGGCACTGGATGTCGGCGGGCTCGACCTTCTCGACCGCTACGAGGCGCGGATCGCGATGGAGGACCCGTTCCTCCAGACGGCGGACGACATGTCCTATTTCGTCCATGGCGACAGCGATTTCCTGAAGCTCGACCAGGACGGGCGGATCACGGTGACGGATTTCATCCGCGACCATACGGGGATCACGACGGAGGTCGCCTTCGTGGGGCGGGGCACCTTCTTCCAGATGTGGGAGCCGTCGCGGCTTGCCGCCTATGGCGCGCAGGTGCGCGAGCGGCTGCTGGCGCTGCGCCGGGCCGGGCCGGCGGCAAGTTCACGGGGTGCAACGGACGGGGGCGCGGAATGA
- a CDS encoding CsbD family protein, which produces MDWNRVEGNWKQIKGKVKEQWGKLTDDDLDVIAGKRDQLEGKIQERYGIEKDRVRRDVDDWYGRQGW; this is translated from the coding sequence ATGGACTGGAATCGCGTCGAAGGAAACTGGAAGCAGATCAAGGGCAAGGTCAAGGAGCAGTGGGGCAAGCTGACCGATGACGATCTCGACGTCATCGCCGGCAAGCGCGACCAGCTCGAAGGCAAGATCCAGGAACGCTATGGCATCGAGAAGGATCGCGTGAGGCGCGACGTCGACGACTGGTACGGCCGCCAGGGCTGGTAA
- a CDS encoding Crp/Fnr family transcriptional regulator: protein MSNDPSRSTRKYPCERCPLHRQKSFRNFSDEELDFVSSFKRGELVVDKGATVLCEGTKTPHLYTVLEGWGFRYKLLQDGRRQIVNYVMPGDLIGLQGTLMDEMHHSIEALSPMTLCVFERTRLMSLYRQHPELAYDVTWLASREECMLDENLLSIGRRSALERLAYLVAFLVGRARTSGLVPEKATFTMAITQQHIADTLGLSVVHTNKTVRKLADRKLLRWRDGGCEVLDEEGLAKLAGWENEEERQRPFL from the coding sequence ATGTCGAACGATCCCTCGCGATCCACCCGCAAATACCCATGCGAACGGTGCCCCCTGCACCGGCAGAAATCGTTCCGCAATTTCAGCGACGAGGAGCTCGACTTCGTCTCCTCCTTCAAGCGCGGCGAGCTGGTCGTCGACAAGGGCGCGACCGTGCTGTGCGAGGGCACCAAGACCCCGCATCTCTACACGGTTCTCGAAGGGTGGGGCTTCCGCTACAAGCTCCTGCAGGACGGGCGCCGGCAGATCGTCAACTACGTCATGCCGGGCGACCTCATCGGCCTTCAGGGCACGTTGATGGACGAGATGCACCACTCCATCGAGGCGCTGTCGCCGATGACGCTGTGCGTGTTCGAGCGCACCAGGCTGATGTCGCTCTACCGCCAGCATCCCGAGCTCGCCTACGACGTGACGTGGCTCGCCTCGCGTGAGGAATGCATGCTCGACGAGAACCTGTTGAGCATCGGCCGGCGCAGCGCGCTCGAGCGGCTCGCCTATCTCGTCGCCTTCCTCGTCGGCCGCGCGAGGACGTCGGGGCTGGTGCCGGAAAAGGCCACCTTCACCATGGCGATCACCCAGCAGCATATCGCCGACACGCTCGGCCTGTCGGTCGTTCACACCAACAAGACGGTGCGCAAGCTGGCGGACAGGAAGCTGCTGCGCTGGCGCGACGGCGGCTGCGAGGTGCTCGACGAGGAAGGGTTGGCCAAGCTCGCCGGCTGGGAGAACGAGGAAGAGCGGCAGCGCCCTTTCCTGTGA